In Paenibacillus larvae subsp. larvae, the following proteins share a genomic window:
- a CDS encoding NUDIX domain-containing protein, which produces MNGIRTRASSGGNEELVFSPVAAVVVIRDSKQLLLYRKPGSDVWELPGGAARRGETLEQTARRELAAQTGVHAGELEVWKVFCTPELPAPEGEGEQVQEVVGVFCTEISSGTQCESKVQSRQIEWREMHDLPPLHPTTSLIIKQWMTRTDEEKAAAARKSG; this is translated from the coding sequence ATGAATGGAATCCGGACAAGAGCTTCATCAGGGGGGAACGAAGAACTCGTCTTTTCTCCTGTTGCCGCTGTTGTTGTTATACGGGACTCGAAACAACTTCTCCTGTACAGAAAGCCGGGTTCGGATGTGTGGGAGCTTCCGGGAGGAGCCGCCAGACGGGGAGAAACATTGGAACAAACGGCACGAAGGGAACTGGCAGCCCAAACGGGGGTTCATGCCGGAGAACTTGAAGTATGGAAGGTATTTTGTACACCAGAACTTCCAGCCCCGGAAGGAGAAGGGGAGCAGGTGCAGGAGGTTGTAGGTGTTTTTTGTACGGAGATATCCAGCGGAACCCAGTGTGAGTCCAAAGTACAGAGCCGTCAAATTGAATGGAGGGAAATGCATGATCTGCCGCCCCTTCATCCGACCACTTCTTTAATTATCAAGCAGTGGATGACCCGTACTGATGAAGAAAAGGCAGCTGCTGCCCGTAAAAGCGGATAA
- the purD gene encoding phosphoribosylamine--glycine ligase: MRVLMIGRGGREHALLWSLSKSPKITKLFCAPGNGGIASLAECVPIEEMEFARIAEFSQQEKIDLVFVSPDDSLVGGLVDYLEERGVRAYGPDRRAALIEGSKAFTKDLMHKYGIPTAAYRTFEDAEEALSYVRTQPLPIVVKADGLAAGKGVIVARTREEAEQAIRHMMIDGAFGQSGSQVVIEEFLEGEEMSLLAFVDGSTVRPMVPSQDHKPVFDGNRGPNTGGMGTYSPVPHIPESAVDEAVRNILQPAADAMVKEGRPFRGVLYAGLIVTEQGVKTIEFNARFGDPETQVILPRLETDLLDIIEATLEGRLVDVEIRWSKQSAVCVILASEGYPGSYPKGRIISGADKVQETLVFHAGTALQAGHLVTGGGRVLGITALGDSMEEARKNAYRQAGYISFEGMHYRTDIAKKACEVIASRAE, from the coding sequence ATGCGGGTTCTTATGATAGGAAGGGGCGGCCGTGAGCATGCGCTGCTCTGGTCGTTGTCCAAAAGTCCGAAAATCACCAAGCTGTTCTGCGCACCCGGCAATGGGGGGATTGCTTCCTTGGCCGAGTGTGTGCCCATAGAAGAAATGGAGTTCGCGCGTATCGCCGAGTTCTCACAGCAGGAGAAGATCGATCTGGTATTTGTATCACCGGATGATTCTCTTGTGGGTGGTCTGGTCGATTACTTGGAAGAACGCGGAGTCCGTGCCTATGGGCCTGACCGGCGTGCTGCCCTTATTGAAGGCAGCAAAGCTTTTACGAAGGATTTGATGCATAAATACGGTATTCCAACTGCGGCTTACCGTACTTTTGAGGATGCGGAAGAAGCCCTTTCCTATGTTCGGACACAACCTCTTCCTATCGTAGTGAAGGCAGACGGTCTTGCCGCAGGCAAAGGAGTTATTGTAGCGCGTACACGGGAAGAAGCCGAACAGGCTATCCGGCATATGATGATCGACGGAGCTTTTGGCCAATCGGGCAGTCAGGTGGTTATTGAAGAGTTTCTGGAGGGTGAAGAAATGTCTCTGCTCGCTTTCGTAGATGGCTCCACAGTCCGTCCGATGGTACCTTCCCAAGATCACAAGCCGGTCTTTGACGGCAATCGCGGTCCTAACACCGGAGGCATGGGCACCTATTCCCCCGTCCCTCATATACCCGAATCAGCGGTAGATGAGGCGGTGCGGAATATTCTCCAGCCTGCTGCGGATGCCATGGTGAAGGAAGGGCGCCCGTTTCGCGGCGTGCTGTATGCGGGACTTATCGTGACGGAACAGGGTGTGAAGACGATCGAATTTAACGCCAGGTTTGGTGATCCTGAGACGCAGGTGATACTTCCTCGTCTGGAAACGGATTTGCTGGATATCATCGAGGCTACTCTGGAAGGGCGTCTTGTTGATGTGGAAATCAGGTGGAGCAAACAATCCGCAGTCTGTGTGATCCTGGCGTCGGAAGGATACCCTGGTTCGTATCCGAAAGGGCGGATTATTAGCGGAGCGGATAAGGTACAAGAGACCCTTGTATTCCATGCCGGAACTGCACTGCAAGCCGGTCATCTGGTTACTGGCGGCGGACGGGTCCTTGGGATAACTGCTTTGGGGGATTCCATGGAAGAAGCCAGAAAAAATGCTTACCGGCAAGCGGGATATATTTCGTTTGAGGGAATGCATTACCGGACAGATATTGCAAAAAAAGCCTGTGAAGTCATTGCTTCCAGGGCAGAATAG
- the purN gene encoding phosphoribosylglycinamide formyltransferase, which produces MNSYRIAVFASGRGSNFQAIADAVRKGTVQAELALLVCDRPSAPVVAKAEQAGVSVFAFRPKDYHTRADYEAALVQELKHREIDLVVLAGYMKLLTNTLVDAFYGRLINIHPSLLPAFPGVNGIGDDLEYGVKWTGVTVHYVDGGMDTGPIIAQKAVEIRDDDTEETLAERIHQVEHKLLPWVIEQFRLNRVRLEGRKVKLDCCLPG; this is translated from the coding sequence ATGAACAGTTACCGGATTGCCGTTTTCGCCTCCGGGAGAGGCTCCAACTTTCAGGCTATTGCCGATGCTGTCCGGAAGGGAACGGTTCAGGCAGAACTTGCGCTTTTAGTGTGCGACCGTCCCAGTGCACCTGTAGTGGCCAAAGCGGAGCAGGCAGGAGTGTCTGTTTTTGCTTTTCGCCCGAAAGATTATCACACCCGGGCTGATTATGAAGCGGCTTTGGTTCAGGAATTGAAACACCGGGAGATTGATCTGGTTGTTTTGGCCGGATATATGAAACTGCTTACGAATACACTGGTAGATGCTTTTTATGGAAGGTTAATTAATATTCATCCGTCTTTGCTCCCGGCTTTTCCCGGGGTTAACGGCATCGGGGATGATTTGGAATATGGGGTAAAATGGACAGGAGTCACCGTTCATTATGTGGACGGAGGGATGGACACAGGTCCGATCATTGCCCAAAAGGCAGTTGAAATCAGAGATGATGATACGGAAGAAACTTTGGCGGAGCGTATTCATCAGGTGGAGCATAAGCTTCTGCCATGGGTCATCGAACAGTTCCGGTTAAACCGGGTACGATTAGAGGGCAGAAAGGTAAAGCTGGATTGCTGTCTGCCCGGTTAG
- the purM gene encoding phosphoribosylformylglycinamidine cyclo-ligase — MSEAYKQAGVNIAAGNEAVERIKRHVLRTSRPGMLSGFGGFGSLFSIEKDRYEEPVLVSGTDGVGTKLKLAFAMDRHDTIGIDAVAMCVNDVVVQGAEPLFFLDYLACGKVVPEKIEKIVAGIAEGCVQAGCGLIGGETAEMPGMYADGDYDIAGFTVGIADRPKIIDGSAIRPGDVVLGLPSSGLHSNGFSLVRKLLLEDKRYSLDEHMEELRGKLGDVLLTPTRIYVKTVLKLVKELTVKGMAHITGGGFIENIPRILPEDVDASIMKGSWPVHPIFQFIEREGQISQRDMYTTFNMGIGLVLVVPAEEGGLALKLAGKLGEKMYRIGTVTEGNRKVKFAGPEELE; from the coding sequence GTGTCGGAAGCTTATAAACAAGCGGGAGTCAATATCGCCGCAGGCAATGAGGCGGTAGAACGGATAAAGCGGCATGTCTTAAGAACGTCCCGCCCGGGAATGTTGAGCGGTTTTGGCGGATTTGGTAGTCTGTTCTCGATTGAGAAAGACCGGTATGAGGAACCGGTGCTCGTTTCCGGCACAGACGGGGTCGGCACCAAGCTGAAGCTGGCTTTTGCCATGGACCGGCATGATACGATCGGGATTGATGCGGTTGCAATGTGTGTGAACGATGTAGTGGTACAGGGAGCAGAACCGCTTTTTTTCCTGGATTATCTGGCTTGCGGCAAAGTGGTTCCGGAGAAAATTGAGAAGATAGTGGCCGGAATTGCAGAAGGCTGTGTGCAGGCCGGATGCGGCCTCATAGGCGGCGAAACAGCCGAAATGCCGGGGATGTATGCGGATGGCGATTATGATATCGCAGGGTTTACAGTAGGCATCGCAGATCGCCCCAAGATCATCGACGGCTCCGCAATTCGTCCCGGTGATGTGGTACTGGGGCTGCCTTCAAGCGGTCTTCATAGCAATGGTTTCTCCCTTGTCCGCAAGCTTTTATTGGAAGACAAGAGGTATTCGCTGGATGAGCATATGGAGGAACTCCGGGGCAAACTCGGAGACGTGCTGTTAACACCAACGCGCATCTATGTGAAAACGGTACTGAAGCTTGTAAAGGAGCTCACCGTCAAAGGTATGGCTCACATCACAGGCGGAGGGTTTATTGAAAACATCCCGAGAATACTGCCCGAGGATGTGGATGCATCCATCATGAAAGGTTCCTGGCCGGTTCACCCCATCTTCCAATTTATTGAACGCGAAGGCCAAATTAGCCAGCGTGATATGTATACGACGTTTAATATGGGCATCGGGCTTGTACTGGTAGTTCCTGCTGAGGAAGGCGGTCTTGCTCTCAAGCTGGCCGGGAAGCTTGGCGAGAAGATGTACCGGATCGGTACGGTTACGGAAGGAAACCGTAAAGTCAAGTTTGCAGGGCCGGAGGAGTTAGAATGA
- the purF gene encoding amidophosphoribosyltransferase gives MFDELNPKALWKGDYFNEGVNEQDGLWRDKPREECGVFGVFGHPEASSLAYYGLHALQHRGQESAGICTAGPDNFHYYRGMGLVKEVFNSENLRSLQGTSAISHVRYSTAGESHLKNAQPLVFKYREGDLAIATNGNLVNAAEIRKKLERQGSIFQTTSDTEVVAHLIARSRHDSIVDAVKEALNEVTGAYAFLILTKDKLIAALDPDGLRPFVLGRLGDAYLFASETCAFDAVGGTYIRDLEPGEIVVMDHTGMHVEQSVPRKPKSTCAMEYIYFARPDSDINAINIHAARKRMGKQLAVEAAVEADLVTGVPDSSISAAIGFAEATGIPYELGLIKNRYTGRTFIQPSQELREQGVKMKLSAVRKVVEGKRVVMIDDSIVRGTTSLRIVNLLREAGAVEVHVRISFPPFQNPCFYGIDTPDRKDLIAAQKSTEEIRKAINADSLYFLSKEGLLSSIGQGEAGGYCTACFDNKYPTSLHGEGREPGSFPSKSSSLESDGTEQYKGKARAEEQDKETAGCGIGV, from the coding sequence ATGTTTGATGAACTGAATCCGAAAGCTTTGTGGAAGGGAGACTATTTCAACGAAGGTGTGAATGAACAGGATGGCCTGTGGAGGGATAAGCCCCGTGAAGAATGCGGAGTCTTCGGGGTATTCGGGCACCCCGAAGCTTCCTCTTTAGCCTATTACGGCCTTCATGCATTACAGCATCGCGGTCAGGAGAGTGCAGGCATCTGCACGGCCGGTCCAGACAACTTTCATTATTACCGCGGAATGGGTCTGGTCAAGGAAGTCTTCAACAGCGAAAATCTCCGGTCCCTGCAGGGAACCTCGGCTATTAGCCATGTGCGCTATTCCACAGCCGGAGAGAGCCATCTCAAGAATGCCCAGCCCTTGGTGTTTAAATATAGAGAAGGGGATTTAGCCATTGCGACTAACGGAAACCTGGTAAATGCGGCGGAAATAAGAAAAAAGCTGGAACGCCAGGGTTCTATCTTTCAGACGACCAGCGATACGGAAGTGGTCGCTCACCTAATAGCCCGTTCCCGGCATGACTCGATTGTGGATGCTGTCAAAGAAGCCCTGAACGAAGTAACCGGCGCTTATGCGTTCCTGATCCTGACCAAGGATAAACTCATTGCCGCCCTCGATCCGGACGGATTACGGCCCTTTGTATTGGGGCGGCTCGGGGATGCCTACCTTTTTGCCTCGGAAACATGTGCTTTTGATGCAGTAGGAGGGACTTATATCCGGGATCTGGAACCCGGAGAGATTGTAGTAATGGACCATACAGGCATGCATGTGGAACAGTCCGTTCCCCGGAAGCCTAAATCAACCTGTGCAATGGAATACATTTATTTTGCCCGCCCGGACAGTGATATTAACGCGATCAACATTCATGCCGCGCGAAAACGGATGGGGAAACAGCTTGCGGTCGAAGCCGCAGTGGAAGCGGATCTTGTGACGGGAGTGCCGGATTCCAGCATATCCGCGGCTATCGGTTTTGCCGAAGCAACAGGTATTCCTTACGAGCTTGGACTCATCAAGAACCGGTATACGGGACGCACCTTTATTCAGCCGAGCCAGGAGCTTAGAGAGCAGGGGGTCAAGATGAAGCTAAGCGCTGTCCGCAAAGTAGTGGAAGGCAAGCGGGTAGTGATGATCGACGATTCGATTGTCCGCGGCACAACCAGCCTCCGGATCGTAAATTTGCTGAGGGAAGCAGGGGCTGTTGAAGTGCATGTAAGGATTAGCTTTCCACCGTTTCAAAACCCTTGCTTCTACGGTATTGATACTCCAGACCGGAAAGATCTGATTGCCGCCCAAAAAAGTACAGAGGAGATCCGCAAGGCCATCAATGCCGATTCCCTTTATTTCCTGAGCAAGGAAGGGCTTTTGTCCTCTATTGGGCAAGGTGAAGCAGGAGGCTATTGTACAGCATGTTTTGATAATAAATATCCGACCTCCCTTCATGGAGAGGGCCGGGAACCGGGCAGTTTCCCAAGTAAATCCTCTTCTCTTGAATCTGATGGTACGGAACAATACAAAGGCAAGGCCAGGGCAGAAGAGCAGGATAAGGAAACAGCGGGATGTGGCATAGGGGTCTGA
- the purQ gene encoding phosphoribosylformylglycinamidine synthase subunit PurQ — MKFAVLVFPGSNCDVDCYKAVEDTIGQTVDYVWHTETDLSAYDCILLPGGFSYGDYLRCGAISRFAPVMSALAAAAKKGKFILGICNGFQILLESGLLPGALLRNNSMKFRCGITSLVVENRETPFTREYKQGEVIQIPIAHGEGNYYCDPRTLEELRAGNRIVFRYAPGTNPNGSIEDIAGICNETGNVVGMMPHPERAVHELLGSADGKRMFTSILNAWREKHDTAAIR; from the coding sequence ATGAAATTTGCTGTTCTCGTATTTCCAGGATCCAACTGTGATGTGGATTGCTATAAAGCGGTTGAGGATACGATAGGCCAGACCGTGGACTATGTTTGGCACACGGAGACGGATTTAAGCGCTTATGATTGTATCCTGCTCCCGGGTGGCTTCTCCTACGGAGACTATTTGCGGTGCGGAGCTATTTCCAGATTTGCACCTGTCATGTCCGCTCTTGCGGCAGCTGCAAAAAAGGGCAAGTTTATTCTGGGCATCTGCAACGGATTTCAGATTTTGCTTGAGTCCGGCCTGCTTCCGGGTGCGCTTTTGCGCAATAACTCTATGAAATTCCGCTGCGGGATAACCTCTTTGGTAGTGGAAAATAGGGAAACCCCTTTTACCAGGGAGTACAAACAAGGTGAGGTGATTCAGATTCCCATTGCCCACGGGGAAGGCAATTATTACTGCGATCCGCGGACGCTGGAAGAACTGCGGGCAGGAAACCGGATTGTGTTCCGTTATGCACCGGGAACCAACCCGAACGGATCGATAGAGGATATTGCCGGCATTTGCAATGAAACGGGCAACGTCGTCGGCATGATGCCGCATCCGGAGCGTGCCGTGCACGAATTACTCGGTTCCGCTGACGGCAAACGCATGTTTACTTCGATCTTGAACGCCTGGAGGGAAAAACATGACACAGCAGCTATCCGCTAA
- the purS gene encoding phosphoribosylformylglycinamidine synthase subunit PurS: protein MKATVYVTIKQSVLDPQGNAVQDTLHSMGFGEVAKVRVGKYLELDLQTKNRTEAEDRVKAMCEKLLANTVIEDYRFELND from the coding sequence ATGAAGGCAACTGTTTATGTAACCATTAAGCAAAGTGTGCTGGATCCGCAGGGAAATGCTGTTCAAGACACTCTCCATTCCATGGGATTTGGGGAAGTGGCCAAAGTTAGGGTCGGCAAGTATTTGGAGCTTGATCTGCAGACGAAAAACCGGACAGAAGCTGAAGACCGTGTCAAAGCCATGTGCGAAAAGCTGCTGGCCAACACCGTCATCGAAGATTACCGTTTTGAATTGAACGATTAA
- a CDS encoding phosphoribosylaminoimidazolesuccinocarboxamide synthase, with the protein MALNEALYSAEGLVKAPLVHKGKVRELYDLGEHYLMVVTDRISAFDYVLRPAVPGKGRMLNSLSEFWFGTTEMAIANHMVHTDLSRIQDIIHEPEKLRGRFMVVKKATRIPVECVVRGYVTGGGWRQYEQTGMINGQKLPEGLRKNQVLEHPIFTPAKKNDQDHDEDITLDEMRSWLGDKLTDQLLSKSIMLYALAHTFCDMRGIILADTKLEFGFVGDQIILIDELFTPDSSRFWAEEKYGLDIEIDSMDKEPVRTYLQASGWDRNSEPGELPADVVADTAQRYENIARRLID; encoded by the coding sequence ATGGCTTTGAATGAAGCATTATATTCGGCAGAGGGTCTTGTTAAGGCACCGCTTGTTCATAAAGGAAAAGTTCGTGAACTGTACGATTTGGGCGAGCATTACCTGATGGTTGTCACCGATCGGATATCCGCATTTGATTATGTGCTTCGTCCTGCCGTTCCCGGCAAGGGACGCATGCTTAACAGTCTGAGCGAATTCTGGTTTGGTACTACTGAAATGGCGATTGCAAACCATATGGTCCATACTGACCTTTCCCGGATTCAGGATATCATTCATGAACCGGAAAAGCTGCGGGGCCGTTTTATGGTGGTCAAGAAGGCAACCCGCATTCCCGTAGAATGCGTAGTTCGCGGTTACGTTACGGGCGGGGGCTGGAGGCAGTATGAACAAACCGGAATGATAAATGGCCAGAAGCTGCCGGAAGGACTGCGGAAAAATCAGGTTCTGGAGCACCCCATCTTTACCCCGGCGAAAAAAAATGACCAGGACCATGATGAAGACATTACTTTGGATGAAATGAGAAGCTGGCTGGGAGATAAGCTAACGGATCAACTGCTTAGCAAAAGTATCATGCTGTATGCACTGGCCCATACATTCTGTGACATGCGTGGCATTATTTTGGCAGATACGAAGCTGGAGTTCGGGTTTGTCGGGGATCAGATCATTCTGATTGACGAGCTGTTTACACCCGATTCATCCCGTTTCTGGGCAGAAGAGAAATATGGTCTGGACATCGAGATCGATTCCATGGATAAGGAGCCTGTCCGCACTTACCTGCAAGCATCCGGCTGGGATAGAAACAGTGAGCCCGGGGAGCTTCCGGCGGATGTGGTGGCGGATACGGCCCAACGGTATGAAAATATTGCCAGACGCCTGATTGATTAA